The following DNA comes from Malania oleifera isolate guangnan ecotype guangnan chromosome 12, ASM2987363v1, whole genome shotgun sequence.
catgtgtggcaGGTCACTGGACACTGGAAAAAGAGATAACATAATATATTATACACTGTACAATCAAGGATATGGGAACATTACTACAAGTTTGTATCCATATCTGAACTCATTAGCTGACCGCAATACACGGAACTGCCTGAATGCTGTCTTCTGTATCTCCTTCTCATCCTGTTCACATATAGATCACATGCCACTGACATGTAAGATTCAGATAAACGGAGTACAAGAGTACTTAAATATGAAATAGCAGGACTAACTTAAAACCAAGAAGGCATCATTTGGGAACTATTCTTTATTATTCCTTTGGACAGCAATTCCAAGTTATGCGACTTCTTTGAATCCCTGGGTATCCACTACTTCATGGAAGGAAGGCCAACTTCAACACCACCACCACCCCCTTTTTTTTTATGGCTTTCCTAACGCATCAATTGTGGGATCATCTCTGATAAGGAATGCCTAGGAAACTCCAAGACCTCTCATTTTTtaccattttaaaaaataaaataaaattagtggCTTGCCAAAAGTTAACAACTAGTACCATTAAGTAAAAATGCTTCACATATTAGCCTGGTTAGAGGAGTTTCAACCATCTAGATTgcaaaagttttcaacatctttacACACCTAAGAAATACACTAAAATTCCAAAGCAGGAATTCATGACAGCTTTTTTACCACCCAGAAATATAGACAACAACTAAAGGTACGCTGACATAAAAATAATGGTAGCTTTATGAACTCCTTACCTATAAAACTCAATTTAATGTCAAAACACTGTTCCTCCATGCTGCAAAGATGGAGGTCAATAATATTATAGCGCAAAAAAGTCACACAACATGTAGTTCAATAGAGAAATGCACAGCCCATCAAACAACTCCACAGCCAGCTCATTCACTGGGCAAACAACTTCTAATAAAAACAAATGAAACTTAGAATGCAAAAATCATACCCATAAATGTAGATTAACAGCTTCATTGCACATGATTCTGCCTTTGCAAAGATTTTTGCTCAACAATATATTGAGTCATAGAGGAGGTCAGTTTGAGAAGATGGAAGCCATTCAATACTGActaaatcttttatttttatttttttaaatcaatgaattttcttaaataaaattaCTCGAATCAAAGGGTCAGATAAGCTTTTCTCTTTTCcacccatttatttatttatttacttatttatttatttatttttggggttACATTGGATTTACAATGTCCAATCCCACCCTGCATTATCCTTCTCTAAATTCAACCAATAGAGGTGGTGTTCAGCCTCTTAAAAAGACTCTACGAGTGAACTGGATATGACCACCTACAATAGTTGAACCTGCACACTTCAAAATGCTATAGAAAGCCAGCAGAAAATTAGGTTCCAGTGAAAGTAAAACTTACTCTGTAAATAACTGCAGCAAGATTTCTGGCAAGCGTGTCTTTGTAGATATATTTCCCGAGAAAATTATCTTTTGCAGCTACCATGATTTTTGCTGTTGTTCCCCCACTTATAATACTAAGTGGGTACCATAGATAAATCTATGCATACAAGAACAATTATAAGTTGTTTTCAGCAGAGTTCATAACAATTTACAATCTCACTAGTCACTAGGCAGGTGAAACTTTCAAATTGCCAAACTATGCATGTGACAAAAGCATTTGTGCTgctgaaaataaattaaatagttAGAACCTAAAGGTCATGTTGAGTTGAGTGAGTCTAAGGAGGCCAATAaactagaaaaacaaaagaggaccTTAAGGCCCCGTTTGGAAGTTGGAAAATATTTCATGCTTAGTTATATCAAgtgagaaggaaaataaaaaatattccaaaCCAATAAATAAAATGTTAACTATATGAATCACTAACATatgaattttcttcattttaaattatattagaaCAACTTctcattttaaatattatttgttatagagacaaaatataatgaaaaataagtttcctCCCTATTTTCCTTTTGTTAAAGCTTgatgatatacattgttgacccacaacctaacagcttaaagcttttaggtcaagtggtaatctaacatggtatcagagctctggttaccaggaggtcctgggttctaatcTTGTCACCCGTCTTTATTCTGTGACATTATTTGTCATCTGTTTATCACTTCACGTGCTATCGGGCTACACGTGCGGgagagtgttaaaacttgatatacattgtcgacccacaacctaacagcttaaagcttttaggtaaagtggtaatctaacaccttttctttccttttccccaTCAAAATCCTTCATCCAAACAACCCTAAAAGATTAATCTCATTGATTAAAATGTAGGGAAAGACAAGATTAGAAATTTACCCCAGAAAGTTATGAAGTTTTGGTTCCCATTTGGGGTTAAGTTCTTCCCCAATATTAACTTTAGGAGGTGAATTTCATGAATGATTGAACTTTGGACATTAGTTACTAAACTTAAATTTGCAACAACTTCAAACATTATTTTAATCTCATCCACTATGCAACGCCTCCCGTTAAATGCTAATTTCCTAATATCTCAGTCAGCCATTGCAGCAAGCTCGTGTTTTAATCAACACTCATTTTCCACATCGTTTTCTCTTTCTATCAGCGTATGAATATTAGGCATTGGGATTTTTTTAAGTAAATCTAGAATCACAGTGCTTTTGATGGCGGATTAGAATGCTGGGAGAGCACAGACACGGTCTCTGAAATAATGTGCAAAGTTCAATCTGTAATATGTTAATCGGTAAACAATTTAAAGCTCCACTATTCATGAAATTTACCCTAAGTTTGGAGAAATCAGAAAGCAATGAAAGGTAAGATTGAAAATCCTATTTTCTACCGCTACCCAAAATTTTCCAAGCAACCAAACAGAGGTAAAAGAGAAGAATTTGAAAGAGGGAACAAAGAAGAATGGGAAAAACGCACGTCGGCCATGCGGATGAAGATGACGAATCGAGGATTGCCGTCGTCCTCGATTTTGGGCAGCGGCGGAGGGGGAGGACGCCGGAACTGTCGCGATTGCATTCCCCGCTTGCCCTTTGCTTCCACCACCAACAGCTGCTGCCTCCTCAGCTTTCTGTGTTTGTGGGTCGGACTGATCGTCCGGGAAGAGCACAGCGAGTGTTTCACCAGAGGAGCATCTTCCAGCGGCGTTCTCGATGAACTCGACATGGGTAGTCGAACCAGTGCGTTCAGAGACATGCCCGCCTCCATTGCCACCActttacctctctctctctctctctagactgCAGTAGTTCTCTCCGCGACTGCGGTGCTTGAGGTGGGTTGGACGAAGATGGATCACCAAAAATGTCGACGGTGTCTTATCCTCATTCTTGGAATTCTCAGGGGAAGCGATGGTGGATGGACATTTGCAGAAGAAGATATATCCACCACACACGTGGCAAATCATCTATTTGACATTTGGACCCACCTCTGCAGTTCTCCTTCACAAATCCCAGTTTATTAATTCATCGTTATTGTTAATAAATACgaagtaatattattattttgtgtTATTGCTTGGAATGTCTTTGTGCATTTTCTTATTGTTTTGTATTTGTCCAATTACAAGAATCGCTCAACgagtttcaacaaaaaaattaCTTGAATAGGCAAATTAGGTCACTACCTAGGTGACAAAGGTCACCAAGATGAGAAAATTATGCAGAAAATCTCTTTTCCACATAtttgtatgtttatattttagaTGTTAGATATATGATAACTTAttcttatatttataaatatCAAATATATAAAAGGGAACATATTTATAAAAGGAGGACATATTTTCAATGTGTGTATAATTTAGGAAATAAACACATGGACACGTGTAGGGAGAGGTTTTCTgtaaaatttttctaataaagGCGACAATGGTCACCTAGTGGTCAGGAAAAAGTAGCCCAATCATTAAGTGATAAGGCAAGTAAGTATTAAGCAAACATGTCAATCATAATAAATTATTCCTTTAATGTTATAAAACAATCTCAATTTATTATTAGGtttcaaacattttttttaacGAATCAAATTAATTATTGGGATTTATGATTGAAATTTATCATTTGTAACCTTAGAGTGAATGAATGTTTGACCTCAAAAAACTATAAATAGGGGTATAACTATCTTGTAAGATATCACTCAATCAATTCAACTAATATAACACAATAGTCTGGTATTAGAACAGGTCCTAGTATTTTTTgtcttcttttctctttatttctttatctccttctatcttaatctatccccttctatATCTTTTATCCTCTCAATCTTTTAATTTAAGTCACTTCACCTCCCCATCTTTCTCTCTCGATCTATGAATTCTATTCCTATCTTTGCACCCTTGATGTTGGTTAGGAGAATGAGTCAATTTCACCCCATCCCAATCTCATCATCAccatttggatcaagaattttggtTAGAAAAAGGGGGGCtgggggaagaagaagaagaaagggaacTCATTTTCCATTACATTTTctatccataccaaatattattaaaaataaaaaattattctaatatgattaaaaattaaaaaaaatcagatgttaataatgcaaaaaattaaatttttattcattcattggaaataatttttattttccttcataATAGAACAGGAAAGAGTgacttcatattttcctttcttttctctagCATTTTTCAAGTTCTAAATAGGGGATAAAAGGTGCCTGATTTTTTATCAAACAATTATGAATATTTCTTTCTTGTTTGAAAGTCTTAAATTTAAATATTGAGAGGGATGAAAAGAAATATGAGGTAGACTGCTCATTGAATAAGTAGGCTTTAGATTGATTAAAAAAGAGTCAtatttattttgttgaaaaaGTACCCAATATCAAatgatatattttgaaaaatatattattattattagtagtatgaaaGGGAACCAGGTGCAATGGTAAAGTTGATGTGTGTGACTTGAAAGTCACGAGTTCAAAACGTAGAAACAACCTTTCttaaaaatgtaaggtaaggttACGTATTATAGACCTGTGTGATTCGCCCCTTCCTCGGAGTAATAATTGGTAGCTATTGGTAACTATTATAGTGATAGATAGTTATGGTATAATTTATATATTACTAAACTACACATTATTTGAAACTACCATGTCTTCCTTCGATTATAATAGCAGAGATAATGGAAAATTCATTAGGGTGATCAAGGGTTACATCCATTTTTTAAATGAATAACTTTACTAATTACTCATCAGTtgtaattcttttatttttttaaaaacttgCAAAACATGATATTTTAAGAAGAATGAGAAACAAGATTCAAGTTTTAAAAAGTGCCTCTTCtctaataatataatttaattataaaataattataatcatttatttatttttacatttaaaaatcTGCAAACATAACAATCTAACAGAGCAAGCTCTTTGTTGCCAACCATGTTATTTTTCACTAAGCAACCAAATCTTTTTTATCtaattttaatttccttttcatgtatttgggagtataatacaaaattgtatggAGTTTCACATAAATAAATTCAAGCATAATGTTGAGGGAAGGCCAAACCAATATTTGAATGCACAAAGAATGTGGAAGAAGAACAAAGATTAAAAATGTAACATATAATACATCTCAACACTATAATTCTATTAAAATGAATAAATGAATACTTCCAGATGCTTTAAAGGAGGAACATACATCTCCCAATTCAACTGGAACCTAGCTTAGCGATAAAAATGGGGAAGAAAAACTGGAACCAACTGGGGACAACATTTATAATTTACAAACAAAAAGAAGAGAATACATGGAAAAGGATGAGAGAACAAAAATAATACATGAGTACAAGCTATATTCACAAAACCCTGACCTTTTTGCCTTCAAATACATCCCAGTGCATGGGAGTCGCACAAATCTCACTTTCCTCGGTTACACTACACAAAATTGATGCTCTTGCAACTGTAAACTGCCATTTTTTCCTTCTCTATACACTCGATCCTTTTTCTAGCCTATTCAGTAAGAAAATTCATGGCCTCGGAGTGATATATACTTCTTGACCCAGATGGCAATGTCTTCTGCACAGGCTTGGGCCTGTGGCGTTTTGAGGAGGACATCAAGCGTAGCGAACTCATGCACGGCATCCTTGTACTCAAGAAGGGGTGCATCCAAATTGGCCTTCCTTAGTTCCTCTGAGTAAGCAATGGCCCGGTCCCTCATCCAATCATACTCTGCCACAACTGTTAGGGTTGGGGGCATGCACTTCAAGGGTACTTGAGGTTCTCTCCCAGGGATAAGAGGGTTGGTTGCCGGGTGGTCTAAGCTAAAGTCTTCCCTGGGTAGGAAGAGCTTCCAAGCAAGCATGCACATAGCCTTGTCATAGAAGTAGGAGTTCGCTAGCTTAATCTCAGATTTCATGGGAACACTTCCAATGAAGAAAGGGTACATTAGCACTTGTGCCACCACCTTAACAGGATCTAAGAGCTTGCCTACCTCCACAGCCTTTCGAGCTACATAGTCGGCAATGTTTGCACCACAGCTTACTCCAAGTAGAACACACCTGCTCCCATAGGATGGAAAAGTTAGGGGTTATAGTTTTTAGTGGTCGCAGCACTTGATGGTTTTCCAAGCATTACATAATTACGACCAAAAAAAAATTACTGCAAGGAAAAAAATGAGTAAATAAAATAAGCAACCAAATTGGTGAGCATTTGAAGGAAAATATTGATCTAGAATCTATGTTCTGAATGGCAGAGAAGGATTGATGGATAACTGCTTCCAAATTTCAGATCTTTTGTATGACATGGCTTCATTAGGACATTAGCAATGCCCttaaaaaaatccaaaatttctgATAATTTTTATGTGATAGCTTTTATAAGATATTAATCTTgcccaaaaaaagaaagaataaaaaactATCAACCAAATTGCATCTGTCTGGTGAGAGAGGCACAAAACATATTCCTAAAGGCCTATCTTAAgcagaacaaaatgaaaagaaatgcATGATATGGTGACCAAGAACTCCTGTAATGAAATTGGGCTTCCAATAAGCTTTTACCATCATGGGAAATTGGGAATCACTGAGATAACTCAATGATACCTTAAGCAACCTTTCTGGTTGCAGTATTGTTGACTGCttttattgtttgtttgttgGGATTATCTTATTCCCAATAATGGGTGTTGTTTACCATTAGTTAATCTCAACCAAATAtatattgttggctcacaacctaaccgCTTAAGCTTCTATGTAAAGTTCTAACAGGAAATATTCTAATTTGAAAATTTCCATTCATGAAAGATTCTTCACAGCAACTTTTAACACTATCCATTCACCCATCATCCAAGCTTCCTACTTCTCTCCAAAAATTTTTTTCATGTTTGTTTTCACATTATATACTCCCACAATTTGCCATCTTGTCTTGCATTTCCCACTTCCCCAGAAGTAAATTGTTCAATTGCAAGCCATTCAATATCCAAACCAAAGCCATTCTTAATACATCGAAATGAAAAAACATCATGCATGCAGCTATCTGAATTTTCTAGATGATCTACAGAAAGGTGAAAAAATTAGTATCAGTAAAAGGGTAACATATTCAATAAACAACTTTCTTCACAATGTTTAAGAGTTTAGTCTAGATTGTGGCAGCACCATTTGCCACACAGCCTTAATCAAATTCAATGTTGAGATCACTAAACAAGCATGCAAGAATATGCTAATCCTCTATTTTTAACACAAGTTCAAATCACAACTGCATCTTTTTCAAACGGAAGTTTATGAGTTCGCACGAATAACAAAGTTCTTAATCAGAGTACCAAATTCAACTACTGTTCATCTGTGTCTGTGCTGTGCCTACTGGTCTGTTTTCAcaacaagaagagaagagaaatgaAGAAAAAGCAGACCTGGAAGGATCTCCATGAGCAGCCAACCAAGGTTCAACCATAGATGCCCCAAACCCGTCAATCATGTACTGATGAACATTCCTAATCGACTTATTACACTCCGCCAAATTTGCTTGCTTTCCCAACCAATTCAACGCCTTCAGCCCATCCTCAAATGCCGCAGGGTACCGGCTCTCCGGCGCAAGTCTATACCCAACCGCCACAACAATCACATCGCACAGCTTCGCTATTCTTCTGCAGAACGAATCATTCGCCGCCGAATCGTTGCTCCCACTAACAAACCCTCCCCCGTGAAATTGCAAAATCACCGGCAGTTTCCGGCACACCAGGTTGCGATTCTCCATCGGCGGAGAATAGCCTCCGTACATCCCATGATCCCGCCCCAAAATCCCCAAATTCAAGGCTTGAAGACCTCGACTCGAATCAACCGAAGCAGAATTCGGTGAAACCCTAACGAGAACGGTGTCGGGGAGGAAGATACGGAGGGAGAGAGAGGTTGAGGGATCGATGTGGATATCCTTTGTGGCGACGCCGTCGGAGAAGGAAGGGATGGCGGCGGCGGCTGCTTCTTCGGGGCGTGAAGTGACTCCGAAGGAGTTCGATGGGAGCGAAGATTGAGCTAGGGTCTGTAACTTGCGCTTCAGAAGGAATCTGAAGAGCACGCTGTAGAGCTTCACGGCTACACTTGGCATTTCCGGTGTTCGATCAAATGCCAGAAAGAAGATTGAAGATGGGAACTGAAAAGGGATTAGAGTTTTGTTGAGAACGCAGAGACGCCATCGGAATTGAAAATGGTTCGATGCAAAGCTATTGTCAAAGGCGTGTGTGAGGAAAGCAGAGACTGCAGAAGAAGCTTCGAATTTCAAAACAGTCGCAGCCCGGCAACGGCCATTGCAGGCTTGGGTTGAAATTGCATGCGACGCAATCAGGTGGCTGGAAAAGGTCGGACGCTGAAGATTGAACGTGGTCGGTTGATCAAACGGTGCAGCAAGCGTGGAATAGGGTAGTCCATCATAGAACGGGACGTAGCGAATTTTTACTGCGGAGTTTAGCCGCGTTGTAATTTTATTATGCGATCTTCGCGCTCGGCGGCGGGGGAAATTATCCAGTACAACGAATCACATGTCGCCACAGTTGCCCCCCAATCACATCtatctatttttctttttcaaacttTCGTACATAATAGAATAGATCCATAACACGTGTATGCATTGATAATGCAATATGCATATTTTGTATTAATTAAAATGAATATTATCAAATTATTGAAAGTTTATTGGGTTTATGCTAAACAATTAGCAAAGGATcatcaaatatattttttccacATTATTTCAAAATTAGAAATCAACCCAAACTCTAACTTGAATCATGTCACCCACCTTAACCATTATTAACTCTTTTCCTTGATAGAATCTCCCTTCTCGTGTATATGCATCGTTCCCTATAATGTTAATTCTTATAATGTTAATTACAACAGTAACAACAAAATCAAATCTTAAATCCAACaaagtggggttggctatatgtatcttttttcgtcaatttatgcgatcatggatcattttGTCTGACAAATTCAGGGTTATTAAATTCTTatttactatctcattccaagttattttaaatgTACTCCTATCCCGTGTACTGTCCTCcgcagtaactaactcactcttccttacCATCACACTATGGGGCTTAACTATGTTGCAAGTGTTCAAATCATCTGAGTCGTACCTCCATTATCTTATCTTCTGTAGAAGCTACATATAACTTATTGTGAATATgcttatttcttaatttatcttttagtatTATATCACTTATCCATCTAAACATTAATTCTCATCTCgccaacttttactttttgaatattttgtttttttgcCGCTCAACATTCTGATTCATATAGCATAGATAGTcttatagtcatcttataaaatttctcttttaattttaaggcttgtttatgatcacaaagcacacttaaGGAAGTACCTCTCCATTTTACTCATTCTACTTTAAAATTATGCATCACGTCATCTTCAATtcctccttcagcttgcataatttctcctaggctcatttttgtctccatattaatgtcctctatgtatcctctcataacctttattatcacttgcaatgtgtccattcagatctcctcctatatgAACATTTCTTTTGTctttggtatgccttgtataatatattcatatcttccaaaattgtctcttaagattttctattaaacctacttgagaagcataaatactaataatatttattattttttggcctaataccatttttatttttataattctatcccttataATGTTAATTAGGAGCTATAAATGAGACAAGTCAAGTTGTAGCCAACTCAtttatttgaaagaaagtttcgACTTGAGTTCGACTCAAGCTTAATTAAAGTCTTTTGTTCAAAATCAATTTATTTAGCATATATCAAGTTCGACTCGAACTTGACTCCACTAAAGCTTGTTTCacattaataaatgatcattcgAACTCGAATGTAACTTGAAAACTTGATGAGTCAAACcattaaactaattaattaattgataataAATAAAGATAGTtagagaaaaatatattttaaagttaaaatcaaatatttaatgaaACTAATATCGAGTTAGTTCATGAGTTTAATATCGAGTTAGTTCATGAGTTATTAACGAATCAATAAATGAGTTGACTCAACAAGTTAGTAAACAAGCTAACTCACAAGCCTAATAAGTCAAGTATAATTTAATTTGAGATTAACTCATTTA
Coding sequences within:
- the LOC131144683 gene encoding protein HHL1, chloroplastic isoform X1, yielding MEAGMSLNALVRLPMSSSSRTPLEDAPLVKHSLCSSRTISPTHKHRKLRRQQLLVVEAKGKRGMQSRQFRRPPPPPLPKIEDDGNPRFVIFIRMADIYLWYPLSIISGGTTAKIMVAAKDNFLGKYIYKDTLARNLAAVIYRDEKEIQKTAFRQFRVLRSANEFRYGYKLVENNNLRAALSTTDVIELPTQGELKTVFDKVKDFFGDAKESFGKMTALNSTTTEETVESSKEKTEVKG
- the LOC131144683 gene encoding protein HHL1, chloroplastic isoform X4, with protein sequence MEAGMSLNALVRLPMSSSSRTPLEDAPLVKHSLCSSRTISPTHKHRKLRRQQLLVVEAKGKRGMQSRQFRRPPPPPLPKIEDDGNPRFVIFIRMADDEKEIQKTAFRQFRVLRSANEFRYGYKLVENNNLRAALSTTDVIELPTQGELKTVFDKVKDFFGDAKESFGKMTALNSTTTEETVESSKEKTEVKG
- the LOC131144683 gene encoding protein HHL1, chloroplastic isoform X2, producing MEAGMSLNALVRLPMSSSSRTPLEDAPLVKHSLCSSRTISPTHKHRKLRRQQLLVVEAKGKRGMQSRQFRRPPPPPLPKIEDDGNPRFVIFIRMADIYLWYPLSIISGGTTAKIMVAAKDNFLGKYIYKDTLARNLAAVIYRDEKEIQKTAFRQFRVLRSANEFRYGYKLENNNLRAALSTTDVIELPTQGELKTVFDKVKDFFGDAKESFGKMTALNSTTTEETVESSKEKTEVKG
- the LOC131144683 gene encoding protein HHL1, chloroplastic isoform X5; amino-acid sequence: MEAGMSLNALVRLPMSSSSRTPLEDAPLVKHSLCSSRTISPTHKHRKLRRQQLLVVEAKGKRGMQSRQFRRPPPPPLPKIEDDGNPRFVIFIRMADDEKEIQKTAFRQFRVLRSANEFRYGYKLENNNLRAALSTTDVIELPTQGELKTVFDKVKDFFGDAKESFGKMTALNSTTTEETVESSKEKTEVKG
- the LOC131144683 gene encoding protein HHL1, chloroplastic isoform X3; the protein is MEAGMSLNALVRLPMSSSSRTPLEDAPLVKHSLCSSRTISPTHKHRKLRRQQLLVVEAKGKRGMQSRQFRRPPPPPLPKIEDDGNPRFVIFIRMADIYLWYPLSIISGGTTAKIMVAAKDNFLGKYIYKDTLARNLAAVIYRDEKEIQKTAFRQFRVLRSANEFRYGYKLENNNLRAALSTTDVIELPTQGELKTVFDKVKDFFGDAKESFGKMTALNSTTTEETVESSKEKTE
- the LOC131144684 gene encoding probable carboxylesterase 11; this translates as MPSVAVKLYSVLFRFLLKRKLQTLAQSSLPSNSFGVTSRPEEAAAAAIPSFSDGVATKDIHIDPSTSLSLRIFLPDTVLVRVSPNSASVDSSRGLQALNLGILGRDHGMYGGYSPPMENRNLVCRKLPVILQFHGGGFVSGSNDSAANDSFCRRIAKLCDVIVVAVGYRLAPESRYPAAFEDGLKALNWLGKQANLAECNKSIRNVHQYMIDGFGASMVEPWLAAHGDPSRCVLLGVSCGANIADYVARKAVEVGKLLDPVKVVAQVLMYPFFIGSVPMKSEIKLANSYFYDKAMCMLAWKLFLPREDFSLDHPATNPLIPGREPQVPLKCMPPTLTVVAEYDWMRDRAIAYSEELRKANLDAPLLEYKDAVHEFATLDVLLKTPQAQACAEDIAIWVKKYISLRGHEFSY